TAGTTCTTCTGCTGCGAGGAAACAGCATACTGCGCTAACATGGCAGGAAGGTTCTGTGCCCTTGTCAACTATTATACCGTGGTAGTAGTAAGCTGCAGCCTGACTATGCCATTAACATATATGTATTGGCAATAAGAATGAAAGAAGCATAACTGGAAAATCAACAATTTTGGTAGGAAGAAAAACCTTTGCTTCGAGATACTTCCATTTGATGAACAACAGATGCTTTTTTGCTGTTCCTTGGAAACTATTGTCTCCAGACAAGCAGCAAAGAGTCTAAaagagaaacaaagaagttggatatacaatgatatgatggaaaaagCAAACTAAGACTAATAGCGGGATGAATTTCTGGCAAATTAAATAAATCAGCATTAATATGTTCTTAAGTACCTGTGCATAGTAGCTTACTGCTTCACATGCCAGCCTCCTCTTCACTGATAAAGTCGCATTCTGACTTTCAAGAGCCAAACCTAATTGAATTTCAGTTCCCTGAAATATCACTCAAGCAATATCAGGAATCAGTCAATATATGGAATTTCAATACCCTCTTACTTTTATCAGTCAGTTGCACCGTATCTATTATCTACTGGTAGCCTATGATGATTTAGCTCAGTTTTATGGAAGCTGATTGTATTGAATTCTACAAGAACTAGAATCTTGGATCTTATAAATTATCATGAGTTGATAATAATTAACTGCCCTGTCTGACTTGATTTGGATTCATTTATCCCACTTTATCATCTAAAAGGATTTCCATTTTGGAGATAGTTTTACTGATATGAAAAACAGTTACCTTTTCCTTAATTTTATTGGCTCTAACTTATAGCCTATAAGGAATCAAAACTTGTGTTCCAATTAATCGTCGAGTAGCATAACATATACCTGTGCTAGTGCTTGGTTTGAGGTGGCTTCAAGAATACCCTGATGCAGATCTTTAGGCAACTTGTTCCTGGTAAAATTAGGATAAAATAACTAATAAAATGTCACAGAAACAGATATATATGTGGAATAAGGCtgaacatatttttacatacttaaCATCAGGAGGTAGGTGGACAAGAACATCTTGGACACAGAAATCCAAATAACCTGATGCTTTCAGCAGCAAATCAACAGCATCCCTCATGCAATCTGAAATTGAAACGTTGCTGATCATTGCTATCACACTTTTGAGTTTTAAGAGTTAAACGTTAATAACCACAGTACCTCCTGATACAACCCGTTCAGTCATAGCGATGTCTTTTGGTATCAGCTTCATATTTGCCTCTACTAATGTTAACATTGCCATCATGTGAAGGACAGACAGTAATTCAAACCAGGAGTTTGCTACAGAGGTTTCCTGCTAGTTATAAAAGAAGCAAAGGATCATAAATTATGTCAACAAGTGACAAACAACGAATTGATAAAGGAATTTGAACCTCTTGCCCATCTTCCAGGTTTTTCCACTTAAATCCAATCAATTCTTGAGGCCCGAATTCTGTAAAATGATATGATCGATTGATTAGCACTAAAATTGTACGTTTGAAAGTATAAAGTGCATAAATCTTTAAAGGGTGCTAACCTTTTCTAGTAAGGCCAACAAGAAGAGACAAATACTCCGCGAGCGTTTGTTGTAATTCATCAATAGCAGAAACATCTAGAGAACATAACGAAGTAATCAAAAGATCAATAAGGTAGGATATGAATGTTATATGTGAACAAGTTTCCAGTTTTAGTCCatccatatatttatatatatatacctgtATCTTGCGAGATCAGCAGAATCTGGTTCCTTAT
The sequence above is a segment of the Solanum dulcamara chromosome 11, daSolDulc1.2, whole genome shotgun sequence genome. Coding sequences within it:
- the LOC129874876 gene encoding uncharacterized protein LOC129874876; its protein translation is MGCAVSVYAVGKKKKKSIIAEVSIFVPSMRVPAQCDLQRTLKGVIPKDLADRLTSIRNQILLISQDTDVSAIDELQQTLAEYLSLLVGLTRKEFGPQELIGFKWKNLEDGQEETSVANSWFELLSVLHMMAMLTLVEANMKLIPKDIAMTERVVSGDCMRDAVDLLLKASGYLDFCVQDVLVHLPPDVKNKLPKDLHQGILEATSNQALAQGTEIQLGLALESQNATLSVKRRLACEAVSYYAQTLCCLSGDNSFQGTAKKHLLFIKWKYLEAKAAAYYYHGIIVDKGTEPSCHVSAVCCFLAAEELLAESKKASLSFCLAEPVTRTPPAWGVMKHLNKKVPETAAKKSQMYGYLLDQEKDLRVLPDLPEFQLSLKPDDYTLPEADSTWDSKKWDIPGQSLKEHLKDCEDGVETD